CGACGCTGAAGTTCTTCCAGCATCCGTTTTCGTAATCGGGTCATAAGGTGTCTCCTTTGACCCCGAACTTTATTGTGGGATTATCTGGTTGGGTAAGCTAACGCAGCAGCGTCCGCCGCAGCAGCGGCTTCGTTCAAGTCGGTAAACCGGAAACGGACGATTACTCTCCATATCTCGCCCAGCGTTTACCGGCCACTTATCCGTCACATGAATCGTTCCACAGCGATGGCTGATATAAGCCATTGACTTAGTAAGTCGGTGGCTTATATGTACGAGAGTGGAAGCCGCCTGGGACGAGGCGAAAAACAATGCCAATCAAAAGAAGCACGGTATCTCGTTTGAAGAAGCTGGCGTTTTATTCACTTCCGGCGTAGATTACCTCGAAATTTTCGACGAGTTTCATTCCCACATGGAAGACCGCTTCCTTGCCATTGGACCATACACCGAAGTATTCGAGGACGCAGTTCGAATCATCAGCGCCCGGCCGGCCACAAGCCGAGAAAGGTCGATGTACCAAGGACATTTGAAGGAGCACCAACGATGACGGATATTCCTGAAATCACCTCACAGCAGATGTCCCGGGCGATCTCCGCCCGGGTTCGGAAACGTCTTATAGCTGGACAGATCGAGTCTGGTGACGATGTCGCCGCTCTGCGGCGCTTTGTTGGGCTGACGCAAACTCAATTTGCTGAAGCGATGGGAATCAGTGTCCATACTCTCCGAAACTGGGAACAGGGGCGGAGACGGCCAGAAGGCCCCGCGATAGGGTTACTCCGGATTGCCGCTCGCCATCCCCGAATCATTCGCGAGAACGTCAAGTCAGTAGCGTAATTGAATAAGATTGAGCTCTGGCAGCCGCCGTCCGCAAAGCCCTAAGGGCTTTCCACTGCCGGCCCGACAGCCGGCAGGTTGGGCCAGGTGAGCTGCCCGCCCGCAAGGGAGAAAATCGCGACTTTCGAAATCGGCCGAGCCGTTCGGCATCAAGGGCAAATTCGCGCGTGTTATCATCGTCAAATGAGTGATGCCCGGGAGCTCGAAAAGGCGGCAGAAAATTTACGGATCGCCTTGGAGATGTTTGGCTTGGGCGAATCGATCATGCGTCAAAACCTGCGGCGGAGTTTTCCCGATGCCACAGGCGAGGAGATCGAGGCAAAGCTGTGGGCTTGGTTCTCTGACCATCCCGGCGCCGAATTTGGAGATGCCCCCGGCAGACTGCGTCCCCTATCCAATGGATGAAACACGGCTGCACACAGCCTTGCGGTCGATCTGTAGAGATCTGACGGAGATCGGCTCGCCATACGCACTTGTCGGAGGGCTGGCCGTCTCCGCCCGAACGGAACCCCGCTTTACCAAGGATCTGGACCTTGCCATTTCAGCAGCAAGCGATCGGAATGCCGAGCATATCGTGCAATCTTTACGAACCCGGCTTTACCCGCCCTACGCCGCGCTGCAACCGAACTCGACTTGGCTGTCGCCGGTGAGGCAGTCCGCCTGATCGAGA
This is a stretch of genomic DNA from Terriglobia bacterium. It encodes these proteins:
- a CDS encoding BrnT family toxin; translated protein: MEAAWDEAKNNANQKKHGISFEEAGVLFTSGVDYLEIFDEFHSHMEDRFLAIGPYTEVFEDAVRIISARPATSRERSMYQGHLKEHQR
- a CDS encoding helix-turn-helix domain-containing protein, translating into MRRFVGLTQTQFAEAMGISVHTLRNWEQGRRRPEGPAIGLLRIAARHPRIIRENVKSVA